Proteins encoded together in one Coregonus clupeaformis isolate EN_2021a chromosome 30, ASM2061545v1, whole genome shotgun sequence window:
- the LOC121545720 gene encoding E3 ubiquitin-protein ligase NRDP1 yields MGYDVTRFQGEVDEDLLCPICSMVLEEPVQAPHCEHAFCNACISQWFNQQQICPVDRSVVTLAHLRPVPRIMRNMLSKLQIACDNAGFGCTATLRLDQLQSHLKDCEHNPKRPINCEEGCGLEMPKDEMCNHNCIKHLRGVVQQQHTKISELEKNAAEHKHQLGEQKRDIQLLKAYMRAIRSANPNMQNLEESIEYNEILEWVNSLLPARVTRWGGMISTPDAVLQAVIKRSLIDSGCPLSIVNDLIENAHERNWPQGLATLETRQMNRRYYENYVAKRIPGKQAVVLMACENQHMGEDMILEPGLVMIFAHGVEEIL; encoded by the exons ATGGGGTATGACGTCACCAGGTTCCAAGGGGAGGTGGATGAAGACTTGCTGTGTCCCATTTGCAGCATGGTGTTGGAGGAGCCAGTGCAG GCCCCGCACTGTGAGCATGCCTTCTGCAATGCCTGCATCTCCCAGTGGTTCAACCAGCAGCAGATCTGTCCTGTGGACCGCAGCGTGGTGACACTGGCTCACCTCCGGCCCGTGCCCCGCATCATGCGCAACATGCTCTCCAAACTCCAGATCGCTTGTGACAACGCTGGCTTCGGCTGCACAGCCACACTGCGGCTAGATCAACTGCAGTCTCACCTGAAGGACTGTGAGCACAACCCCAAAAGGCCCATCAACTGTGAGGAGGGCTGTGG GTTGGAGATGCCTAAAGATGAGATGTGCAACCACAACTGCATCAAGCACTTACGTGGCGTGGTACAGCAGCAGCACACCAAGATCTCTGAACTGGAGAAGAATGCTGCagagcacaagcaccagctgggGGAACAA AAACGGGACATCCAGCTGCTAAAAGCCTACATGAGAGCAATACGCAGTGCCAACCCCAACATGCAGAACCTGGAGGAAAGCATTGAATACAACGAGATCCTCGA ATGGGTCAATTCTCTCCTACCTGCGCGGGTGACACGCTGGGGCGGGATgatctccacgccagacgcagTTCTCCAGGCGGTCATCAAGCGGTCACTCATCGACAGCGGCTGTCCTCTATCCATTGTTAACGACCTGATTGAGAATGCCCACGAGCGCAACTGGCCGCAGGGCCTGGCCACGCTGGAGACACGACAGATGAACCGGCGCTACTACGAGAACTACGTTGCCAAGCGGATCCCTGGGAAACAGGCAGTGGTGTTGATGGCCTGTGAGAATCAACACATGGGAGAGGACATGATCCTAGAGCCTGGCCTGGTCATGATCTTTGCCCATGGGGTGGAGGAAATCTTATAA